In Toxotes jaculatrix isolate fToxJac2 chromosome 12, fToxJac2.pri, whole genome shotgun sequence, the following are encoded in one genomic region:
- the LOC121190938 gene encoding uncharacterized protein LOC121190938, translating into MSLSLQRVPMLWKTSCLVPVPKTSRPSDLKDYRPVALTSHIMKTLERLILEQLRPMVQPFMDPLQFAYQPRLGVDDAIIYLLNSVYTHLDKPASTVRIMFFDFSSAFDTIRPTLLGEKLTVMQVDAPLVSWIVNYLTGRPQYVRLQCCGDESEYRTVVDNFVTWSKRNHLQLNVMKTKELVVNLRRTKATATPVNIQGVNVDMVEEYSPPLFLAEEG; encoded by the exons ATGAGTCTCAGTCTTCAGAGGGTCCCAATGCTGTGGAAGACGTCATGCCTTGTCCCTGTACCGAAGACGTCGCGCCCTAGCGACCTCAAGGATTACAGGCCTGTTGCACTGACGTCACACATCATGAAGACTCTGGAGAGActcatcctggagcagctccGGCCCATGGTCCAACCATTTATGGACCCCCTTCAATTCGCCTACCAGCCCCGTCTCGGAGTGGACGACGCCATCATCTACCTGCTCAACAGTGTCTACACCCACCTGGACAAGCCGGCGAGCACAGTGAGAATCATgttttttgatttctccagtgcgtttgacaccatcaggccgACTCTGCTGGGTGAGAAGCTGACAGTGATGCAGGTAGATGCCCCACTGGTGTCCTGGATTGTAAACTACCTGACTGGCAGACCACAGTATGTGCGCTTGCAGTGCT gtggtgatgagagtgagtacaggacGGTTGTAGACAACTTTGTCACATGGAGCAAGagaaaccacctgcagctcaatgtgatgaagacaaaagaactGGTGGTGAACTTGAGGAGGACCAAGGCTACAGCAACCCCTGTCAACATTCAAGGGGTcaatgtggacatggtggaggagtacag CCCTCCTCTGTTTCTCGCTGAAGAGGGCTAG